A genomic region of Dactylococcopsis salina PCC 8305 contains the following coding sequences:
- the rplP gene encoding 50S ribosomal protein L16, which produces MLSPKRTKFRKQHRGRMRGLSHRGNTINFGEFALQAIEPSWINSRQIEAARRAMNRYLRRGGKIWIRIFPDKPITMRAAETRMGSGKGNPEYWVAVVKPGRIMFEIGGVSQEVAQEAMRLGAQKLPIKTKFLIREE; this is translated from the coding sequence ATGCTGAGTCCCAAGCGAACAAAATTTCGGAAACAACACAGAGGGAGAATGAGAGGGCTATCCCATCGCGGCAATACCATTAACTTTGGTGAATTTGCCCTGCAAGCGATCGAACCCTCTTGGATTAACTCCAGACAAATTGAAGCCGCCCGTCGAGCCATGAACCGTTACCTCCGTCGGGGTGGGAAAATCTGGATTCGGATTTTTCCTGATAAACCCATCACCATGCGCGCTGCCGAAACCCGAATGGGATCAGGGAAAGGAAACCCTGAATATTGGGTCGCTGTCGTGAAACCAGGACGCATCATGTTTGAAATTGGTGGTGTCAGCCAAGAAGTCGCTCAAGAAGCCATGCGACTCGGAGCGCAAAAACTCCCCATTAAAACCAAATTTTTGATCCGTGAGGAATAA